The Drosophila suzukii chromosome X, CBGP_Dsuzu_IsoJpt1.0, whole genome shotgun sequence DNA window CCGGCCGCCGACAGCGGGGCACTCTCCGGTGGCGTCGATGGTGAAAAGGCGACCGCCGAGGCCGCTGACAAGGAGGAGGAGTCCGCCGCCGATGGCGAGGAGGCCAAGAAGAAGAGCATCGAAGCAGCTCCATCTGCTGTTGAGAACGCCGAGGAGGCCGCCGTCGGTGACTCAGCAGATGCTCCCGCCGACGGGCCCGTGAAGCGGAAGTTGGACGAGGCCGCCGCTATAGCCGATGAGACCAGTGCCACGCCGGAAAAAAAAAGTAGGCTGCATTAGGAATGCACAAAGGACGAGGTGCAGAACGGCGCCTAGAAAATAGCCCGCAGAGCAGCGAACTGTAATATACTTAATAAAATATACTAACACAACAAACACTCGCAAATCACACAAACACACAGCAACACGCACCGAACTGAACCATCCACCCACCCACTTTACCAACGATCGATCCTGCAAACAGGAGCGCAGTCTTGTGGCGCACCGATCTGTTCTCTGTATCTCTACTAACCAACAAACAACCGACCAGGACACCATTGTTGGTGTcgagaaacaacaacaatctATTGTCATTAAAACAAAACCCTACTTACAAACTAAATTTTAAAGCATTATCACTTTGGTCGGCAGTCCACttagtgacgaagcgcaccaggaAGAAGGGAAGGCGACTACTATGTTTATATAGCCGCAGAGTTGAAAATCTGCTGTGATACTAAGAAAACCCAGGTTTGTTAGACTAGTTGCATTCTAACTGAAAGAATGCTTCGAATGACTTCTCATCCGATGctccttttaaaaaatatactgaaaacaagattttgggggacttttcaaaatgaaatttatttatttacaaaacaACAGGGATCGGCAGCCATAGCTGGCTTAAGGTCAATAATTTCAGTTTACTATTCTGTTCTTAATTACTAATTGTATAATTCATTTAACTTTGGTATTCGATTCTTAATTATTAAGTGTATAATTCAAGTATATTTCAGGTGTCTATCTTAATTATCTTATCTATCTTAATTATAGGAGGCTTGATATTAAGGAACTTAAGAACTTGAAGAGGGTTGGTAGGTGTGGGATTTGAAGAAGTGTAGTAAGGTTTTCATTTGGGATATAAATTCGGATGTTATCAAATGCAGCGCATACGTTATTGACAATAAAGTGTGGTTACAGAACTTACAGGGGTTGTTTAAAGCCTGTTTATGGATTGGTACCAACTGGAGGAGCATTGAAAAAGATTGAAAGAGATGTTATAAAAATGACTTTTAAAGAATCTGTTTATATCAAACCAGATAATATTACGTGAGGTGAACAGAGGTGCGATAGTTGCGTTTTTTGCGGCTTCATCAGCAAATTCGTTGCCGCTAATTCCAACATGGTTCGGTACCCACATGACTTTTATTTTGGGGTAAGCGGTATTTATTATACCACGAATTTTCGTAGGATGTTGCTTATCGATGTTTTTAAGCGAGTGAATTGGGAAAGAGATCTTTCCCTTAATAGTACGACCCATCACGACGACTTCCACGATAATGACGATAATTTCTGCAGTATAAACTGACGTGTAATTTGGAAGAATGCCTTTTTTTTTAGAACATTGTTCTTTGTGGACATAGACAGTTGTGTCTTGGTTTTTTGGTTGGTAAGATTTGCTTTAATGTCCAGAAATTCTTTTCTAAATATTGGCTCAAATGTCTGGTTGTAAGTGCCAAGACTAAGATTTTGGTAAGATTTTTATTGGGCTGTAAGGGAGAAATAGGTTTGCACATGACGTAGTATTTTTGTGTAGGACTGAGTTTCTGAGggttttcttatttttattttttcttttattgaatttaGAGGGGTGTCTGATGATTGGGCTACAGTGCTAGAACATTTTGGCTTGGAGGTGATGTGTTCTAATGTGGGTGGTAGGTTCTAAGTATAAGTTGATGGCGTGTGCTGAGCAAACGCCACCCAGTGCTAAATGGAGTGCATTATTGAAAAGGATTTGGATCGGTATGATTTGCGATTTTGGAGCTAAACCATATAATGGTGAGCCATAGTCTATTTTTGGTCAGCGGCTGGCAGTTAATTTGTCGTTTGAGAggcattttattatatttattgaaCTTGTTAGAGATTTTGCTAATTTATTCCTATGGGGCTTCCACTTGTATTTTGTGTAAATTGTTAAGCCTAACATTGTTAGCTCCGGTACTGTACTTGTTTACTACAAAACTTGTTTCTGTAGAAAGTTGGCAGATACAGTTGTGTTTTCTGCAAATGTGCATATGTTTGCATTTTGAGAGGGATAACGACTCTCCGGATAAATTGCAAAAGTTACTAATGTCGTGGAATAGACGATTTCGGTATATTGATGGGTTTTTCTGTACTTTAGGGTAAACTATAATATAGTCGTCTTTAAATGCGGTGAAGTTCTGATTCGTATGTTTGCAATGAGAAAAGGAATCGCAGACAGTGGGGATCCCTGCGGGATTCCGTTATGAAGTGGTTGAATTAAGGAATGACTATGGTTAACCTTTTCTCTAATTTTCCGACTTGTGGTTAACTGATTAGCCTTGGCTCACAGCCCCATTTAATCAATTgactttttatattatacaaattttaaggGCCAGGGGTATAATGGATTTTAGTATTGAGTGGAAGAAGTTTTTATTCTAATTA harbors:
- the LOC118878240 gene encoding LOW QUALITY PROTEIN: myristoylated alanine-rich C-kinase substrate-like (The sequence of the model RefSeq protein was modified relative to this genomic sequence to represent the inferred CDS: substituted 1 base at 1 genomic stop codon); translation: MADDQNIESPVFEKLPVMEAAPENPTADKENGAPAADSGALSGGVDGEKATAEAADKEEESAADGEEAKKKSIEAAPSAVENAEEAAVGDSADAPADGPVKRKLDEAAAIADETSATPEKKSRLHXECTKDEVQNGA